In one Arachis duranensis cultivar V14167 chromosome 9, aradu.V14167.gnm2.J7QH, whole genome shotgun sequence genomic region, the following are encoded:
- the LOC107466269 gene encoding serine decarboxylase 1, whose amino-acid sequence MVGSGHLGANGTVEPLPEDFDASAVIKEPVPPTIAESENVKRAIVLGKNVHTLCLEVTEPDADDEITGERDAYMASVLSKYKKSLTERTKHHLGYPYNLDFDYGALSQLQHFSINNLGDPFIESNYGVHSRQFEVGVLDWFARLWEIEKDEYWGYMTNCGTEGNLHGILVGREVLPDGILYASQESHYSVFKAARMYRMDCMKIVTLHTGEIDCNDFKAKLLLHKDKPAIVNVNIGTTVKGAVDDLDLVIKTLEDTGFSRDKFYIHCDGALFGLMMPFVKLAPKVSFKKPIGSVSVSGHKFVGCPMPCGVQITRLEHINVLSNNVEYLASRDATIMGSRNGHAPIFLWYTLNRKGYRGFQKEVQKCLRNAHYFKDRLREAGVGAMLNELSSTVVFERPHDEEFVRKWQLACQGNIAHVVVMPNVTKGKLDDFLNELVEKRAQWFKDGKFQQYCIASEVGETCCLCPLHKSK is encoded by the exons ATGGTTGGAAGTGGCCATTTGGGCGCCAATGGAACAGTTGAACCATTGCCCGAAGATTTTGATGCGTCAGCTGTGATCAAAGAACCTGTGCCACCCACAATTGCAGAAAGTGAGAACGTGAAAAGAGCTATAGTACTGGGAAAAAATGTTCACACACTGTGTCTAGAAGTTACAGAACCTGATGCAGATGATGAAATTACTGGGGAAAGGGATGCTTACATGGCAAGTGTATTgtccaaatataaaaaatcattGACTGAAAGGACAAAACATCATTTAG GTTACCCTTATAATTTGGATTTCGACTACGGTGCACTCTCTCAACTTCAACACTTCTCCATAAACAACCTGGGAGATCCATTCATTGAAAGCAATTATGGAGTCCACTCCCGGCAGTTTGAAGTTGGTGTTTTGGACTGGTTTGCCCGGTTATGggaaatagaaaaagatgagtACTGGGGCTACATGACAAACTGTGGTACTGAGGGTAATCTCCATGGCATCCTAGTTGG GAGAGAGGTCCTTCCGGATGGGATTTTGTACGCCTCACAAGAATCACATTATTCTGTATTTAAAGCTGCACGTATGTACAGAATGGATTGTATGAAGATTGTAACTCTTCATACCGGAGAGATTGATTGTAATGATTTCAAGGCCAAGCTGCTTCTTCACAAAGATAAGCCAGCTATTGTAAATGTGAACATAG GTACAACTGTCAAAGGAGCAGTGGATGATCTTGATCTGGTGATAAAGACACTTGAAGATACTGGATTTTCACGTGACAAATTCTACATCCATTGTGATGGGGCCTTGTTTGGTCTCATGATGCCTTTTGTGAAACTT GCACCAAAAGTTTCTTTTAAGAAGCCCATTGGCAGTGTTAGTGTTTCTGGCCACAAATTTGTGGGGTGCCCAATGCCTTGTGGTGTTCAGATAACAAGATTGGAGCATATCAATGTTCTTTCCAATAATGTAGAATACCTTGCTTCTAGGGATGCCACAATCATGGGTAGCCGGAATGGCCATGCTCCCATATTCCTTTGGTATACCCTTAACCGGAAAGGATACAGAGGTTTCCAGAAAGAAGTGCAGAAATGCTTGAGGAATGCACACTACTTCAAGGACCGCCTTAGGGAGGCCGGAGTTGGTGCAATGCTTAATGAGCTGAGCAGCACAGTTGTGTTTGAGAGGCCACATGATGAGGAGTTTGTACGGAAGTGGCAGTTGGCATGCCAGGGAAACATAGCACATGTGGTGGTGATGCCAAACGTCACTAAGGGCAAGCTTGATGATTTCCTGAACGAGCTTGTGGAGAAGCGTGCTCAATGGTTTAAAGATGGCAAGTTTCAACAATATTGCATTGCCTCAGAAGTGGGTGAAACCTGCTGTCTTTGCCCTTTGCATAAGAGCAAGTAA